The Gossypium hirsutum isolate 1008001.06 chromosome A13, Gossypium_hirsutum_v2.1, whole genome shotgun sequence nucleotide sequence AAATGTACGGAGAATAATTAATATAACAATacaaaacaatgaataaataatatgcaacAACAATGTATGGCACCATATAAATCAATCAACAAAACACGTACAAAACAAAATAGAGTTTAGAAGTTGGTGTGGTATACAACATTTTCCAAAATAATGATGAATTAATGAACACATAATATATAAGTTGACAAATTTGCATAAAGACTAgggatatatataattattgaaatagatATTATAGAATAAGAGCTTGAATCAAATTATatgcaaaatattttaaacacaaattcatttaaaaatcgaCAGTGTACatgataacttaaataatatatataatatgaaagaattaaaaatacatgataagatatatatatataggaaataagtggtaaataaaatgaatatatatatggtttaaggtagatatatatatatatatatataaaagtataagaTACATAATACGAAAGAGGAATCTTAAATGGGtaataaataaaagattttaaaataaataaataaagtttaagaatatatttaaaataaaatataaatagtttaaaatataatacataaaaggAAATCTGAAATAGGACACTGTATATATAAAAAGGTTTATATAtgagtaatatatataaaaacgtTAAAGATAGAGAAtgttaatatatacataaaagtttaaaataataatatacaaataataaaactcacaacaaataataaaacaatttttaaaatatatatgtataaaaaaaatatgtaaaacaaAATGTATATAAAACTATTCAAAATGAGTGACATGAAACAGTTTAATACAAagtttaaaataactaaaatggttttaaataaataaaaaggtttaAATATATACGAACAAGGGCTTGATTGACAAATAGAATGCAATTTTAAGGTCCAAATTCTAAAAAGGCGAACACAGGTAtataaaaagggactaaatcaaaatccaaataaaattttaaaggagaATTCGGGTATCAAAATATAACAAGGGATCGATTTGAAACATGCGAATAATGAGTAAGGACTAAAGTGGGGAATAACCCGCCCTCCAAAACGCGCTGTTTCAAACGGACCTCATTGAAACTGAAATGAAATTCAAAGgcataaattaagaataaaaaaacaactgaattaaaacataataaaatatggAAGGactttattcgaaaataacccaAAATCAAAAAAAAGGGATCCCCGGCGGGTCGGGTCACGCGCATGGATCATGgcttaaaacggcgccgttttaaggCCATTGTAACTgacccaaaacgacgtcgtctgTTTGTCCTACAAAAGCaaaaattttctgaaaaatatCAATCTTCTACccctttaaagaaaaaaaaattgaaacgcTCCTAAATGCTCTCAAACCCCTTCGTCTGAATGCTGATTCCAGCGAGAAAAAGGGGGCACCACGGTGGCAACGGGCGAAACCCAGGTGAGATCTTCGTTCTCTCTTTCTCCCCCTcttatatttctttcttttaatcCCTAGAAAAATAATGGAAATCGATGCAAAAAAGGAATGAATAAATTGAAGGTAAAGGCACCACCTTTAAAAACTTTTGCTTTTCTGATTGCTTTGTAAATCTATTTTTTGTATTCCAGTATGTCTAATATATGCGTATTGCCTCCTCATTACAATGAAAATAAGGCTTTTATATAGccgaaaataaaaaatagaaaaatacaaagaatttccTCTCTATTGTTTTTCTCCTTGCTGATTTTTTTGCTGTGCTGTTCTTGTCTTCATGCAGGTACGAATGTACGGAGCTTGGTGGTCGTACGGTGCTGTGCTGGCAGTGAGGACAAAGGGCTTCTTGGTGGCTACTGCAGCGCGCCTTGCTGCTTAGGGTTTGCTGTTTGGCTAAACCTATGTTTAGGTTTTGGGCCATTGGGCCACATTGTAAATGGGTATTTGGGTCTTGGCTTAGTTGGGCTATTTGTAATAGTTTTGGACTGTTATAAGATTTAAATTTTGGTCTTGTATTTGGGTTAATATCGGACTTTTAttattgggtttttattttttgtttttggtttgttTGTAACGGGCCGGGTAAATTTGGCCCACTACAGTAGGTATGgtgatttctaattttataaaatgaaataattatttcaaatataattattatttttatatataaaatatttcaaatatcattgtttttttttctacattgtgggtatgatatttcaaatatttttatatgtgaaatattttaaatacacatacaaaaatatttaCTACACATATAATatagattgaaaaataaatattacacatataaaaattatatgtactaaaaataatcatatttgtaataattatttgattttatgaataaaagagttattaattaaaaagataaattaaaattaaaaattaaaaattattatgaatatcttattaaatagATGTCCATCataatcaagataaagttttgatgtattttaatagttattagaattaaatctctatttttttataCTTCTCATACCTATAAATAAAGACTCTAatgaaatattataattatacatTTGATGAATAAAGTACATTTTCTGTTACTTTTATAATTTCTCTactctttattctctccatcttttctttattttataacaaaatcattttttttaataataagatAGAACTACTATTAACCGCAAGCATGCCCGTCAAATGATCTGTTAGTAATATAATATTCCGAATGATCTTACTcgtaaaagtaaaaattatattctgtgaATGCTTAGCTTATATAAGAAATAGGTGATGTCAGCTGCTTTAACTCATACACGTTTCCTTCTCTAGCGTCACCCTAGAGATAAATATTATTCAAAGTACAATTTTGGAATATTAAAGAGCCGATGGAACAGATAGGGTTTAAATAATTCAAgctgtatttaaaaaaaaaaacattcttcTGTATGACATGCCACAGGTAGTTTGTGTACATTATCAAGTTTCAGTTCAAGTATAATTATGTGAAGATGAAGATAAACTCCACATGAACCACAATGGCAGAGAATAATCAATTCAAGAATGGGAAAGACTGTATCTAACACTACCTCATGCTAtctgtattatttttttaatagtttaatattacattaatatttttattatatttttattctgaaattaaaataaaattattaaggtAACATTAAATTACTAGAAATGAATAAAATCCCTCTCTTCGAGAATGTTGGTGTCGGATAAGACCTTTTACCATCCTATGATCAGTTTACACCTGGCTACAAGCGTAGTTATCAAttggtttttattatttatgttattaccTTTTTGTGGTTTGTTAAGATAGTACTTAAGTTTCCCTGTTCAAAAGTTCATTTCATTTCACACACTTTGGTCCACAAGTGATGTAAAATATCAGCCATCTGTAAATTTGGCCGTTTACATATAAATTCATACCTCtcactttcaatttttaaataataggttaatttttgttatgaatttattttatgtatttttttaaattttgagatcTAAACGATAATCGTTAAATTCGtaaagttaaattttgttttttctaAAATCTTATGCGAACCACAAGTGTTCTTTTCTGTTTAACTGTTTGAGCCAAGTCCTATCTAGATTACCTAATAATGTCAATTTTAGAACTTAAACTTTGTCAAGATACCTAGGGAAGAAATCTAATTCCATTTCTTTCAACCATTTATTGGTAAAGCTTATATATGTCATTTTAGTTGATAGATTTGAcaactattgaattgaaatttcaaaattcacaaaatataaaaattgaaaatgatcaaattagaGAATATGAACTAAATTTACAAGTTATACATAGTTTAATTAAGACGAATAACAGAACTTAACCTAATAGTTTTGACTGCaattacttaaattaaaattgatatcctaaaactaaaaataatatttaataactaaaattaatcaaactAGATAATCAACTTCCAATAAAAGATAAGTGTTAcatcaaaaaataaaagtaatagagTTCTTCACATGGCATTATTCAAGAGAAGAGTTATGGACTTaatagatatgaaatgaaaatgagtTAAGTTTATCCTGGCTggattaaattaactaattactCCTGATTATCATGtcacttctacaattcaacataaaaattattaattactttGAATAATATGATTAGAAGAATGGGTCAAGTCATTTTATATTAGgtcaatatttacaaatatatttctttttctcATATACGAATAGAAACTATATAGCAATACATATATCTTTAAATACAAATGTGGACATCGATTAAAATAAAGCAGAACTGCCAGTCAactacataaaaaaaatcaaagagaaaataTAGTAAAAGTGTTCATTTTAGTttgattatgaatttatttttaatattttgatatcaaATGTATATGGAATGAGTGTATGGTCGAACCCCAAGTTTGGGTCATGTTTAATTGCACGTTGAGTGAAGTATAAAGGGTAGGAAAGTAAGAGTTAGGAACCAAACAGGAGGAGTCATGATTCAAAGAGACATATTATAAATGACCTTCACCATTAACCTCTTAACATGTGGGTGGATAAGATGCTGCAACGATGTTCATTGGAGGATTCTCTTTACCATGCTAGAAATTTCCCTCtctatctatatttttattttaccaagTTGATGTCCATCATATCTCATGTGACATTTCTATGAAGTCTCCTCGTTCACTCTTTTAGCATTATTATGTAACCCGGACAGCTTTGTCATTATTCAAAGCTCTATACTGTTTAGCGGTAAGTAACATTAATTATAGAGGTTGCAAGTCCATATCACTAATGTAAACACATTCAATTTTCCAATCTGGGCTATGAGTATATAAATGAAACCCTATATATCCAGCTAACTGTGCTAGGAAAGTTGACCTTGTACAGACAACATTTCTGTAATAGAAAGAAGTTAAAGAAAGAGGTGGTGGAAGATGGTGAGAGCTCCCTTCTATGATAAAAATGGGATGAAGAAGGGTGAATGGAGTGCTGAAGAAGATCACAAACTAAGATCTTATATACAAAGATATGGCCATTGGAACTGGCGCGAACTCCCGAAGTATGCTGGTATGATTTTATGTAGAAAACTATAGTTCTTTTTTTCCGCAATAAATTCATTTCTAGGCTTCAATCatgttatttaagatttttttttttttggttgtctAAATTGTGTATAGGGCTTAAAAGGTGCGGAAAGAGTTGCAGGTTAAGATGGATGAATTACCTCCGGCCTGAACTAAAGCGCGGCAACTTCACTGAAGAAGAAGATGCATTGATCGTCAACTTACATGATGAAATGGGAAACAGGTAAGAATATCCAATTAAACCATCATCATTATAATATTGCGTATTtaattaagaatatttttaaccTTATGTGTATATATTACAGATGGTCCACCATAGCTAAAAGTTTTCCAGGACGAAcagataatgaaataaaaaaccaCTGGCACGCTCATCTAAAGAAACGTACAAAGCGTGATGAGAAAGAAAAGTCCGATTGTTGGCAAAGTGAAGCCATCCGGAATGAGAATATTTGTGAAGGTGAAGGTGAAGGTGATAGCAATAGCATCCTTGTTGATACTCCCAACAACATGATCTTAGAGAGTTCACCTTTGTCTCCAGCAACATCTACATGTACTGAACAGTCCTCCTTCAGCTCCGGTAGTGCATCTATGTTCAGCTTCAATGTTGTTGGCGGCTTAGAGGATAATTGCCTTCCATGTTCGGGAACATATGAAGCTGAAAGCAGTGGAGATTTCTGGAGTCAACCCTTTGTTGCAGACAATACATCATCCTTGGAAAAGGGTGGATTTGAGATGCTTTTGGAATATGAGGACATGTATCATGACGATTCCGCATATTTGCTTTACGAATTGACGCAAGGATGGATATAAAGTCGGTTttccagtttttttttttttaattctaacatGAGGGTGGACTTGGATCATGgtacatttatatataattaggataaaaacaataataacaataaaattaaaattaaatatggtaGGGTGagataaaaaataactaaaaattacaGGTATGTTAGTAAGCACTTGGGGTTAAATTTTGCGGGTTTTTTCCATTTTAGATCATTTATTGcaaatcataataattatcattatcaaataatattttcaacgatatttaatatattttatggatacgtttttgtaattgatttaatatcaaaaaaatatttttattgtggAGTAATATCTTTATTACACTCTGgagtaatattttaatttgtttattatagACCAAAATAATTTATTCTCTAGATATAGTTATAATTTAGAAccaatatctatatatattaagtttttaATGGAGTTGGTGTTGTTAACTAAATCACATTTAACTTGGATTAGTGTCACCCATCAACCAAATTCTAACTTAATATGAAAGTGCTACAAAAAAAGTcattatatttgtttatatatatataaataaaatgaaaattgtgAGATTTAGACTCAAGATATCTTAATCTTCATCATCTTACTTAATCATTTCAACTAAgtcatatttaacttatatatatatatatatattaacataaatattttcactCACACCATGAGTGTGTTATAATCTAGTTAATAGTAAAGTGTCGGCTGAGTTGGTGTCACTCGTTAGCTGAGTGCCAACTCAGTTATGAATTTATCAAAAACCATTCCTTTTTGCAATACAAGTTATAtcattttaaaggtatttttatctttttatatttctataaattaataaaaacttgCATATGATAGGATTTGAAGTAAAAAGACATTAAGGATGTAAATCTTCAACTTTATCGTTTTAACTAAAACAccatttagtttttatataaacatttaataaatatattttttacataatttttttcaccTATGGGTGTATCATAATCTAGCTATTAATAAAAATGGTTGATTGAGATGGTATCATTAGTTAACTTAACATCgactcaattaattaaatataaaataaaatcaaaatttattatgtaatattatatcaattaagacTATTActataattacttttttaaaaaataatttaaatctgACATGAGAcaactattttattttaaaaaaaactacgaACAATAAAAGtgcaattgaaataaaaaaaaagtaagggTGAAGTTAAAAAAATCCTCAAATGTAAGGATGACTTTTACAATTATGAATGTTGACTATGTTTTTGTAGAATTTATTTTAAGGTAGCAATTGGTGGTTTCCATGTTTTGATTATGGAATGTGATTCTTTTAAATGTCATTGTTGGAAATGTGATATCAGAAATCTTACTTTACAACATTTGGTATGTATCGAaagatattgattaaaatattaggaAAGTTACATTATCACATTTGGTTCACTAAGTAATTTCCTAGGAATGTACCGATAATTTACGAATTTATCTATCACACTCGAATCGTAAGGTCTTAAGTAGCAAAAGAGTTTGGTGTACTAAATTAAAGGGTTATCTAATCTGACAGGTTCTTTTTGCAAATAAGAACAAATAGTGGGCTGGTTGAGGTAAAGTTGGATTTCAACCATAGTTCGGTTGGCTATGAACTAGAAATAAGTTATTGGGAGACATGACGATTAAGGTATTTTCAGGTGGCTGTAAATTGATCTTGGTGATAGGGGTCAGAAGATCTATATATATAGGATAAGCATTCTTCTTCGAggatgatttttttgtttttctattcttCTTTTCTCTGATTTGTCATGGAAGAGAGAAAGATTGAGAAATATCCGTGTGTGAAGGGGGAGAGACTAAGGATTTAGTCTTAGAAATAGAAAATCTTGCATGTTGGTAAGTTTCCTAATCTCTCTGCATTGGcagattcaagaaaaaaaataaggtaGTTAAGTATTTCAGTAAAATCTTGTGGCATGATTTTTCTCAAAATACCCCTTTGTATGGCATGCATGTAGACTCACTTAAAAATCCACAGTCCGAGTTTAAAAAATCTAAGCTctaatactactaaatgtaacctcCCCAACTCGGCCTAGACTCTAAACCCGAATTTAAAAGATTACATTGACCACCAAAATGGCCTAACAAAACTATTAGAGTTTAAAACAGTTGTTTAAAACATCTATTTTACTTTCCAAAGAAAAGTTGGCAAGTTTCAAAAAGATTGTGATTTAGTTTCAAAACTAATTGCTTTTAACGATTAATTTATAAAAGTGTTTGTCAAATTAAATGCCTTTTAAAGCCTACTTACGTAATAATGCAGCGGAAAAGTGATGTTTAACATAGCctaataaaaaccaaattttatgcataaataattagaatccatattttataaataaatttaacacttatttaTGAGCTACCTCAAATTAACTTTGTTGAAAAGCTATACCAATACTACAGAGACATATACCACAAACATAGCTAGGACTACATCTGGATATGAATGCAATTATGTCTCTATTGTAGCCCTTGTATACCATGCGACTTGctccttcttcttcatcatcacaTGCTATTCTAAAATCAAATCAAACGTTGAAAGCATGTTAAATCATGAAATTTATGATTTGCATGCAACCAAATTCTGCATGGCATCACTCAAAGGCTTAAATTTATGTCATAACCTTTAACATGTTCATATCAAATCCTACTATTATGAATAAAGTCTCTAAGCATTTGCTTTCATACCATTATTAACAATAACAATTCTTCAACTCTGAGCATTTTTTTCAGAACTTTCTTTCCTCTCCACATCCAATTAGGTATTCAACAACACAtctcgaaaccattttttaatgtACTTGCCAagtaaaaacattttttaaacaaaaaacttAATGGTGGAATGTTAATGCATGCATAAGTTGCGCAAACCACCAATAATCAGACATCAAACGTAGCCCCTGTATAAATACAATTTATACCCGGTTGTAGTCCTAGTTATTTTGGTGGTATTTGTCTCTATGGCTTTGGTGTTGCTTTTCTAACAAAGTTAATCCcacaaattttgtaaatattaagggttaaatttactgaattttttataattgaaagtaaatgataaattttgtaaatattaaggctaaatttgttgagtattttatatttaagatgagatagaatgtgtaaacattgaaaggctaaatttattattagactgATAAAAAAAGCTCACATTAACTTTCCGTCACCCACCTAATGGCAATTATCGAAAGAGTaactaaaatatttgatttcgaaaattttaatgattaaatcagaaaacttaataatttaatatccAAAATAAAACGAAGACATATTTTTAAGTATCATTTTTATATTCTACCctaaaacaacttaaaatttgcaaaaaataataatttatataatttttaatattattgatgCATTAATTAGTACAATTAGAATTAGACATAATGAATCGATAtaactaatataaaataaaagctttaacagtgcaaaatttaaaaaaaaaaaataattatcctAAAATGGTGCATATCGGTGAGTACAACCGAAAGCGATACATAACCCACCACATTGGCATCAGCCCCATGCCTCTCCCTGGACATGGATAGGATCATGGATAAGAATAGCGAAAGGAAAGGAAATATTTTAAGGTTATATCAGCAGCAAGTAATGTCACCTACTTAACTCATGCGCGTCTTCTTTCCTAGCGTCACTCGATATGTAATATAAAGAGCAGATTCATCAACCATTCATAGATGGATAATTTAGTGTCTTTCCTTGCGTTTCGTTTTGGCCGAAAGCTGTTGGATTCTACTCTATGTGAATCATAAATAATACTAGAAAAGACGAAAAATGTTGCAGctgtggaaaaaaaaaagaagaagaggttGAAAAGTATTTTAAAGTGTGAATCAAATGCTGAAaataaagcatatatatatataaatactgaAATCAAAGCTTAATTTTTGTTGGTAAACATAAGTATTCTTTGCGAATAAAAAATGAAAGCTTTCATTTGTCTTTTTTGTCCATTCATTATGAAGAAGATAGTTGATAGCTTGATAGCATGGAAAATATGCTCTTTACTCTCCTATCATTGCTTTACACCTAGCTATATACCAACGTAATTATCAAGTTTCAATATTTATGTGATAACAATTCATAACCTTATAATCACGGTGAATTAGTAGATTTAGTATTAGTTACTGTAAGAGAACATAAGTTTAAATGTATTAAAGtgtattatcttcttatttaaaaGTTGAAGTTTGAGATattgtattaaaattattattaaaaagaaacTGTGACCAACTACATTTAATAGCTAATATACTTACAAGTCCTTAAACAAATAGATTATTTTCATGTTACttcttatttttttccctttttttaaaactatatgacgcccttttttttcatttatgagaGTCATTGACTTTTCACGTTAAATTACTAATGtgatataataagtaaatatttgttaatttcagaaaacataaaaatattttttaaaattttttcttgatTGGACATATATCACTATTTTATTGGCTATAAAAGGTTTTAATCTAAATTTCTGACTAcatgattaaaatttattttaagctattaatttttttttaaatgaaattgaatatgGGCTATTTAATTTTGGGCTATTTAGGGTTCTCTAAATTCAAGGtattttattttgaatgattCAAGATTTAGGTTTgggatttaaaattttgaattttgagtatTGAGTTTGGCATTTGGGGTTCTtatgtttaaggtttagattcagggtaaaaaattattaaaattatatattaatgacttgaaaaaaaaattaaaatgtcattaaataattgaaaaaaaattatatataaataatgtgGTGGGAATATACGATGAAATAAACCAACTTTTATATTAGGGCACAATCAACTACTTTTCTCTGTTAGCTGGCTAAGTCTTTTTGTGAAGAACGTTATATTGGAATTTTATGCTAACCTGCAGAAATAAATCCTAAATgcaaaccatgaatattatatgCAGGTACTTGTGCGAGGGCACCATTTTAGATTCAATATTCTAGAGCCATTAGTGACTTCACCATCAACTAATGGATGGTGATCAAACCgttgttgactatgatgaaagtaatcaattaaaatattataactttcctaatattttaaatttatcatttcaattataatttagtttaatttttatataatagttTGTACTCACGGATGTGCCAAAATCTAACAAACAGTTGACAAGTATTTGAAAATTACTTAAATTAGAAGAAAGTTATTATGGATAAGATATTTTACTAAGGGCTTCGCCGTTTAAGCCAGTCCAAAAAGTCAAACAAActccaaatacatagaaaataggTTAATTCCAGCAAAAATACTCTAAATATTAAATtgctctttattttttaaaattttctaat carries:
- the LOC107894926 gene encoding transcription factor MYB14 gives rise to the protein MVRAPFYDKNGMKKGEWSAEEDHKLRSYIQRYGHWNWRELPKYAGLKRCGKSCRLRWMNYLRPELKRGNFTEEEDALIVNLHDEMGNRWSTIAKSFPGRTDNEIKNHWHAHLKKRTKRDEKEKSDCWQSEAIRNENICEGEGEGDSNSILVDTPNNMILESSPLSPATSTCTEQSSFSSGSASMFSFNVVGGLEDNCLPCSGTYEAESSGDFWSQPFVADNTSSLEKGGFEMLLEYEDMYHDDSAYLLYELTQGWI